A stretch of DNA from Endozoicomonas sp. 8E:
GAGCTTTTGTTGATGTTTTAAACGAGTCCCAAACGGTGTAAATTTGTAGTGTGTTTTTTGATAAAAGATGGGTTGGTATTCTCTCTTCTATGATGTATGGAATACCAAATATCTTATCCGGTCTTATTTTTGGTGACGATAATTTGTGATCCCCATGAATGATAGATTCATCAATGTCACGCGCAGGTAAACCAGAAAGAAGATTTGGTAATTTATTGCTAAGAGTAGGTTCATAGCCAGAAAAGCGAACTAGATGTAAAGTGCCAGGAGAAAGTCTGACAAAATTTCTTAAGAATTCTATATACAGGTTTAAATTTCCATAACCCTGAGTACTTAGGCCACTTTCTACCAGAAAAACGATTTCTTTAACTTTTCCAGCTTTACTTTGTAAAGAGGTGATTCTATTCATAGATGATGCATGAATCGGTATCTGCCTGAAAAATCCTGAAGAAAAGATATCCATTGCTTGTCCTTTGGTATCAAACAACCAACTTGCTGGAGAGCACTACTTTCGATAATAGAAGACTCTTTACTGTTTTTTACCTTTTTTGGAAGTACCTCTGCGGACGAACTTTCATAAGCTGTTCTTTTTTGATCATGCCATGTAATTCCTTCATTAGTTGAAACATAATAATGCTCTAGTTTAGTCGGGGGCTCAGGAAAAGATTTCTCCGGGGTATTTTCCGGTTTGTGTACTTGGTTTATGACAGAAGTTGCACAAATATCATTCTTAAAGGTTCTGCTTATATTATGGCTTTCCTGACTGGCAAAGGTATCAGTAGTAGTCTGGTCACCTTCTTCTACTTTAATTGTTTTTTCTTGTGTTAGCAGTTCACTGGTAAGTCTGGGTTGAACTGGAAAATGACTATTAATCATAATGTACCTCCGAACCAATTTCCCGTTACTGGCTGAGAAAGCGTTAATAGCTGTATTTCGCTCTGTCGTGTTGATAACTGCCCAATTAGCCAGAAATAGACGATTCCATTCGCCGTTTGGGGGCTTAACCCTGCCTGTAGAATCTTATCTATAAAAATAGGGTCATCAGCCGCTTCAGGATGAAACGATGCAACGACTTCAGGGGTAATGTTGAGCTGGGTAAAGCTGTGATTCTCATCAGGATTGATCATTGGGGCTTTTTGAGAAAAAAGAAAGACTTCTTCTGCCGTGGTTCCTACCTCTGTGAGGCGCTCAATATCATAACCGGCCAGTGCGTCGTTCAGGCAATGTTCTTCTTGTTCTGTAATATCAGCGTTGACACAAAAACTCATCGTTATGAGTAATGCAAATATCAGCTTGATGGCATGGCTTGTAATGTTCATTAACGTAATCCTTTACTCTCGGGTTCAAGTGCCAATATTACTTTAGAGTCTCGGGAGAGTGATTAGTTCCACCGGGAGAGAAATATAGGAGAATTACGGGTAAAGAGGCCGGGTGAGATTACAAGCAGCAGGCTCTGCCCGGAATGCTACGTGGGGTGGCCGCTTTATTCGGAGTGGGGGGCCTGACCATTCGCCTGCTCTCTTCAGTCTCCATTCAAGCCAGCCCTTTTTGGCTATTCCATAGGCTTCTGTCAGTATTTCATCAGTCTTGGAGTCAAGGCTTGGATTCCTTTTTATGTGCTGCTCGTTATCATACTTTGATCTTCCTTTGGGGCACCATTTCCGCAGCAGGTGTGCTATACCGTTTTTAGCAACGCTGGCGAAAAATCAAACGGGTTCGAGGGCAGGAAGAAGTTAACCGGAGAAAATTATGTCTCAACAACGAGTCTTAATGGCAATTCTGGTATTGAATGGATCTATTGCCACAACACTCAGGAAGACGCTTGAAAAGGATTGTACCAGGCTCTACCAGAATCACTTCGGCAAACACTACAAGCTCTTTCCGATCTGGGTGGAAGTGCCTCGTTCACAGGCTTTTTTAGCCGCCCGGCCGAGCAATGCGACCACCATTTCCATTGGCGTGGAAAACGATCTTCCCAACGACATTCGTCATGCATTTATGAGTGAATTCAGTGAACTTTGGATGAAGTATACCGGGTGCAATAAAAACGAGATCATGCTGACGGCGATGGATTTTCAGGCACAACAAGATTTATTGAAGCTGACTCAGACCCGAATCCGTTCCTCGAGAAGGCCACTGGCCACACTTCAGATGATCGGCCGATTGGCAAAGTCGAAAATCTTTTCACGACACTTTTCCACGTCCATTAACTTTTAAACCTTAGCCTGCAGGAGAACAACCATGCCCCTGTACAATGTTTCAACCCCGGGTGCGGTAGAGATGTCAAAAAGACAACCCTTGTCAAAACTCATTATGGATACCCACTGTTGTTTAACCAGTGCACCTGAGAGTCTTGTAAATGTGCTCTTTAATCAAAATATTCCATTGAAAAAAGGTATTGTTATTCACTTGCAGGCTAACGTCCGCAAAGGCAGGACATCAGACATCAACGACCGACTTAGCCTGGAAATGCAGAACAATATTGCCCATTTTTTTGGGATCGATGCTTCCGGGGTATCAGTATCCCTGTTTGAAGTGCCAGCATCCTGGGTGATGGAAGGCGGCGAGTTGTTACCAGAACCCGGAGAAGAAGCTTCTTGTGAATGGCTTCAGAAAGATCTCAAAGAATGCGAAGACGAGAAAAAGCATGCTGCTTTGGAAACGATGACATAGGCTCTTTGTATCTGGGCAGTTGTTCTGTCGGTAGTCCTTGTTCGAATGCAGTTTGAAATGTTCAAGGGCATGCTCCTTTCCTGTCAGGTTTAATAATCCGCCGGAGAATGGAGTTTTGGGAGAGCCAGTAGCTTCCCCAGGGAAATATAAAAGAGTTACAGGAAAATAAGCCGGAAAGATTGGGGAGATTTTTACAACTCATCTATTCTCCATGTGCGGCTAAGTGACTGCTTTTTTTGTGTTAATAACATTCAAAAAACATTTTTTTCGGGTAGCTTGAGCAGTGAGAAAACTACCTTTGGCGTTAAAATCCGAGCCTGGCCTTTATTCAGGTATTGCTGCATCAATATTGTTCTATTCGTTGTGCAACTGCTTTTTGACGACAGGATCTCCCAACTGGGTCAGTGCGGGTCTGTTTTTGATTTTGTTCGTTGTCATGCTCTGGTCTTCCTTTGGCGTGGTTCGCCATGCTGATGGTCTGGCTGAACAGTTGGGTGAGCCTTACGGCACTCTGATACTGACCCTGTCAGTGATCAGTATTGAAGTCATTGTGATTTCAGCCGTGATGCTCACCGGAAGTCATAATCCAACGCTGGGTCGGGATGTGATGTTTTCTGTCCTGATGATTGTACTGAATGGGTTGGTCGGACTGTCGCTGCTCCTGGGAGGGGTCAGGCATGTTGAGCAGACGTTTAATTTGCAGGGTGCCAACTCCTTTCTGGGGATTCTTGTTCCTCTCTCTGTGTTGGGTTTGATTCTGCCGAATTTTACAGAGTCAACCTCCATAGGTACTTTCTCCCTTGAGCAAATAGTCTTTCTTGTTGTTATGAATGTTGTCCTCTATCTGGCTTTTCTGGGAATGCAGGCTATGAGGCACCGGCACTATTTTGTGGGTGATAATGAAGCCTCTGATCACAGTGATGAAAAGAGGTTGTCTGTCTCGTCGCATACCCTGCTTTTGCTCTGCTATATGGTTCCCATTGTTTTGCTGTCGAAAAAGCTGGCAGTGATTGTGGATTATGGAATTTCTGAACTGGGAGCGCCTTCAGACCTGGGCGGAATGATTGTGGCTATTCTGGTGCTTTCTCCGGAAGGAATGGCGGCGATCAAAGCAGCAAGAGCCAATAATCTTCAGCGCTCTATCAATATCTGTCTCGGGTCGGCTCTGGCCACCATTGGTATGACCATACCTGCCGTGTTACTGATCGGGGTTCTGACTTCCAAAACCATTGTTTTGGGTTTGAATAATGTCGATGCATTATTGCTGGTTCTGACGCTGCTGGTTTCCATCGTGAACTTTTCCTCAGGTAAAAGTAACCTTTTCCAGGGGGTGACTCATCTGACATTGTTTTTCTGCTACATCATTCTGATCTTTGACTGATCCTGATTCATAACTGCTTTTCTCTTCGATTCATTGGCTCGTGAGCTCCCATAAGAAAACCCGTTCATAAGTGCTCTGAATTCAGTTGTTTTTCGGAAGAAAAATATTGTCTTTTTATTAATACTGTGTTTGAATGCGAAAAATTTGCATTAGATTTGTTGAGGCAGTTGGCGTGCCCCTGAGACTCCTGATAAAAGTCGGATAAAAAAAGCGAGACGGTGATTCAAATTACCTCTCGCTTTTTTTGAGCGTGCTCTCTAAGGAAACAGGGTTATAACGTTACTGTCTTGAGAGCTTCGCCCATCAGGTTTTACCCTTGCTGACCTGATTGGGAACAGGTCGAACAGCCTTAAGCGTAGAAAATCATTTTGCCCATGAATGAGATGATTTTCATGAGGTGAATGTGGGAGGAATCATTGACTAAGTCAGCCGTACTGGCTCTGGAAGACGGAAGTCTTTTTCGGGGCATTGCCATTGGATCCGATGGAGAAACCAGTGGTGAGGTCGTTTTCAATACAGCCATGACTGGCTATCAGGAAATACTCACCGATCCTTCTTATTCCCGTCAAATTGTGACTCTCACCTACCCCCATATTGGTAATACTGGCATTACTCCCATAGACGAAGAGTCTACTGAAATTCATGCTGCCGGCCTTGTTATCCGAGATCTTCCCCTTCTCGCCAGCAACTGGCGGAACAGGATGCCTCTTGATGAGTACCTTCGTACTAATCACATCGTAGCCATTGCTGATATTGATACCCGTCGCCTGACCCGTATCCTGCGAGAAAAGGGTGCCCAGAATGGTTGTATTCTGGTGGCCGATGAAAACGGTCATATTGATGAAGCGACAGCCCTGGAAAAGGCTCGGGCATTCCCCGGCCTGAAAGGTATGGACCTTGCCAGAGAAGTGACAGTTTCGGAGTCCTATGAATGGAAAGAAGGTGTCTGGTCTCTGGAGTCCGATGATCACCAGTCTGTTGATGAGCAGCCTTTCCATGTTGTGGCTTATGACTTTGGT
This window harbors:
- the carA gene encoding glutamine-hydrolyzing carbamoyl-phosphate synthase small subunit — protein: MTKSAVLALEDGSLFRGIAIGSDGETSGEVVFNTAMTGYQEILTDPSYSRQIVTLTYPHIGNTGITPIDEESTEIHAAGLVIRDLPLLASNWRNRMPLDEYLRTNHIVAIADIDTRRLTRILREKGAQNGCILVADENGHIDEATALEKARAFPGLKGMDLAREVTVSESYEWKEGVWSLESDDHQSVDEQPFHVVAYDFGVKRNILRMLAQRGCRLTVVPAETPAEEVLAMSPDGVFLSNGPGDPEPCDYAIKAIQDILETRIPVFGICLGHQLLGLASGAATMKMKFGHHGANHPVQDLDSGVVMITSQNHGFAVAEENLPENIRVTHKSLFDGSLQGIELTDRPAFSFQGHPEASPGPHDVAVLFDRFITMLEEHTAASKS